From Polaribacter butkevichii, a single genomic window includes:
- a CDS encoding ABC-F family ATP-binding cassette domain-containing protein has product MLSVSNLSVQFGKRVLFDDVNTKFQTGNCYGIIGANGAGKSTFLKIISGVQEPTSGQVHLEKGKRMSVLTQDHYAFDEFPVLETVVMGNKELFKIKKQIDDLYADYTDENAEKIGELQIIFEEMNGWNADSDAAAMLSNLGISEDLHYTLMKDLDGKQKVRVLIAQALFGNPDVLIMDEPTNDLDFETIAWLENFIANFDNCVIVVSHDRHFLDAVCTHISDIDYGKINHFSGNYTFWYESSQLATRQRAQQNKKAEEKKKELEEFIRRFSANMAKSKQATSRKKMIEKLNVDEIKPSSRRYPAIIFDRDREAGDQILNVEGLSKEFEGEKLFSDIHINLNKGDKIAIISRNSRAVTAFYQVVMGNEKADEGTFDWGVTTTQSYLPLDNSSFFKDGELNLVDWLRQYAQTEEEREEVFLRGFLGKMIFSGEEALKKSDVLSGGEKVRCMLSRMMMKRANILVLDEPTNHLDLESIQALNNSLINFKGTVLFTTHDHEFAQTVANRVIELTPKGAIDRYTTFDEYLSDPKIKELRDKMYS; this is encoded by the coding sequence ATGTTATCAGTTTCTAATTTATCTGTTCAATTCGGAAAACGAGTTTTGTTTGATGATGTTAATACAAAATTTCAAACAGGAAATTGTTATGGAATTATTGGCGCAAACGGAGCCGGAAAATCCACTTTCTTAAAAATAATTTCTGGTGTACAAGAACCAACTTCGGGACAAGTGCATTTAGAAAAAGGAAAAAGAATGTCTGTGTTAACACAAGACCATTATGCTTTTGATGAGTTTCCTGTGTTAGAGACAGTGGTTATGGGTAACAAAGAGCTGTTTAAAATTAAAAAGCAGATTGATGATTTATATGCGGATTATACGGATGAAAACGCAGAAAAAATTGGTGAGCTTCAAATAATTTTTGAAGAAATGAATGGTTGGAATGCAGATTCTGATGCTGCTGCCATGTTATCTAACTTAGGTATTTCTGAAGATTTACATTATACATTAATGAAAGATTTAGATGGTAAACAAAAGGTACGTGTGTTAATTGCACAAGCACTTTTTGGTAATCCAGATGTACTAATAATGGATGAGCCTACCAACGATTTAGATTTTGAAACCATTGCTTGGTTAGAAAACTTTATCGCAAATTTTGATAACTGTGTAATTGTAGTATCGCATGATAGACACTTTTTAGATGCCGTTTGTACACATATTTCTGATATTGATTATGGTAAAATTAACCACTTTTCTGGAAACTATACTTTCTGGTACGAGTCTAGTCAATTAGCAACAAGACAAAGAGCACAACAAAATAAAAAGGCAGAAGAGAAAAAGAAAGAATTAGAAGAATTTATTCGTCGTTTTTCTGCAAATATGGCTAAATCAAAACAGGCAACTTCTCGTAAGAAGATGATCGAGAAATTAAATGTAGATGAAATTAAACCATCAAGTAGACGTTATCCTGCAATTATTTTTGATAGAGATAGAGAAGCCGGAGATCAGATTTTAAATGTAGAAGGTTTATCAAAAGAATTTGAAGGAGAAAAGTTATTTTCAGACATTCATATCAATTTAAATAAAGGAGATAAAATTGCTATTATTTCTAGAAACTCTAGAGCTGTAACTGCTTTTTATCAAGTTGTTATGGGGAATGAAAAAGCTGATGAAGGTACTTTTGATTGGGGAGTTACAACAACACAGTCTTATTTACCTCTAGATAATTCTTCTTTCTTTAAAGATGGCGAATTGAATTTAGTAGATTGGTTAAGACAGTATGCACAAACAGAAGAAGAGCGTGAAGAAGTTTTCTTAAGAGGATTCTTAGGTAAAATGATTTTTTCTGGTGAAGAAGCTTTAAAGAAAAGTGATGTATTGTCTGGAGGGGAAAAAGTACGTTGTATGTTATCTAGAATGATGATGAAAAGAGCGAATATCTTAGTTTTAGATGAGCCAACAAATCACTTAGATTTAGAGTCTATACAAGCATTAAATAATTCATTAATCAATTTTAAAGGTACCGTTTTGTTTACCACTCATGATCATGAGTTTGCGCAAACAGTTGCCAATAGAGTTATAGAGTTAACGCCAAAAGGTGCAATAGATAGATATACTACTTTTGATGAGTATTTATCTGATCCAAAAATTAAAGAATTAAGAGATAAAATGTACTCTTAA